In the genome of Gadus chalcogrammus isolate NIFS_2021 chromosome 21, NIFS_Gcha_1.0, whole genome shotgun sequence, one region contains:
- the LOC130374794 gene encoding LOW QUALITY PROTEIN: poly [ADP-ribose] polymerase 1-like (The sequence of the model RefSeq protein was modified relative to this genomic sequence to represent the inferred CDS: inserted 1 base in 1 codon) codes for MKELLIANSQEVPSGESNLVDCLADGMAFGSLQPCAECKGQLVFKGDAYYCSGDISAWTKCVFTTKSPVRTDWVIPKEFHEVPFLKKFKCKKQDRIFPKVEPNATLVVATAASSGSTKPFPEGAPAGKPLTGMKLLAVGKLKKNKDEIKAVVEEMGGKITPSANKADLCLSNAKELEKMTKKMEEVKEAGVRVVAEEFLTDVKASGKSLQELVSVHAISPWGAEVKVEVKVEPKAAAVPSKSGAMAAKSTGRVKEEEGGSKSKKMKLTVKGGAAVDPDSGLENSAHVLEQSGKMYSATLGLVDIVRGTNSYYKLQLLEDDVQKRYWVFRSWGRVGTTIGGHKLDKFSDKLAAMDNFLGVYTDKTGNTWNCTNFTKYPNKFYPLEIDYGQDEEAVKRLTESAGTKSELAKPVQELIRMIFDVESMKKAMVEFEIDLQKMPLGKLSKRQIQSAYALLSEVQQAVTDSSAESQILDLSNRFYTLIPHDFGMKKPPLLSNLDYVQSKVQMLDNLLDIEVAYSLLRGGXEDNGKDPIDINYEKLKTKIEVVDKNSEEAEIIMQYVKNTHAATHNTYTLEVDEIFKIVREGEYQRFRPFKDLHNRQLLWHGSRTTNYAGILSQGLRIAPPEAPVTGYMFGKGVYFADMVSKSANYCHVSQLDPVGLLLLGEVALGNVHELKKAAHITKLPKGKHSVKGVGRTAPDPGSTATLDGVQVPLGKGCNTNIDDTSLLYNEYIVYDVAQVNLKYLLKTKFNYQTSLW; via the exons ATGAAGGAGCTGCTGATTGCAAACTCCCAGGAGGTGCCATCTGGAGAGTCCAAC CTGGTGGACTGCCTGGCGGACGGCATGGCGTTCGGCTCCCTCCAGCCCTGTGCGGAGTGCAAGGGGCAGCTGGTGTTCAAGGGCGACGCCTACTACTGCAGCGGGGACATCTCTGCCTGGACCAAGTGTGTGTTCACCACCAAGTCGCCCGTCCGCACAGACTGGGTCATTccaaag GAATTCCACGAGGTTCCCTTCCTCAAGAAGTTCAAGTGTAAGAAACAGGACCGGATCTTCCCCAAGGTTGAGCCCAACGCCACCCTGGTCGTCGCCACCGCTGCCTCCAGTGGGTCGACTAAACCTTTCCCAGAAGGGGCCCCAGCTG GCAAGCCTCTGACGGGCATGAAGCTGCTTGCTGTGGGTAAACTGAAGAAGAACAAGGATGAGATCAAGGCTGTCGTGGAGGAGATGGGCGGGAAGATAACCCCCTCAGCCAATAAGGCAGACCTCTGCCTCAGCAACGCAA aggagctggagaagatgaccaagaagatggaggaggtgaaggaggccgGGGTGCGAGTGGTCGCCGAGGAGTTCCTCACGGACGTCAAGGCGTCGGGCAAGTCTCTCCAGGAGCTGGTCTCTGTGCACGCCATCTCTCCCTGGGGGGCAGAGGTCAAGGTGGAGGTCAAAGTGGAGCCCAAGGCTGCTGCCGTGCCCTCAAAGTCCGGGGCCATGGCCGCCAAGAGCACCGGCCgcgtgaaggaggaggaag GGGGCAGCAAGTCTAAGAAGATGAAGCTAACTGTGAAAGGAGGAGCTGCCGTGGACCCTGATTCGG GCCTGGAGAACAGCGCCCATGTCCTGGAGCAGAGTGGGAAGATGTACAGCGCCACCCTGGGTCTGGTGGACATCGTCCGCGGAACCAACTCCTACTACAAGCTGCAGCTCCTGGAGGACGACGTCCAGAAGCG GTACTGGGTGTTCAGGTCCTGGGGCCGCGTGGGCACCACCATCGGGGGCCACAAGCTGGACAAGTTTAGTGACAAGCTCGCAGCCATGGACAACTTCCTGGGCGTCTACACGGATAAGACTGGCAACACCTGGAACTGCACCAACTTCACCAAGTATCCCAATAAGTTCTACCCGCTGGAGATCGACTACGGACAG GACGAGGAGGCTGTGAAGAGGCTCACGGAGAGTGCTGGCACCAAGTCTGAGCTGGCCAAGCCCGTCCAGGAGCTCATCAGGATGATCTTTGACGTGGAGAGCATGAAGAAGGCCATGGTGGAGTTTGAG ATCGACCTCCAGAAGATGCCCCTGGGAAAGCTGAGTAAGAGGCAGATCCAGAGCGCCTACGCCCTCCTCAGTGAGGTGCAGCAG GCTGTGACAGACAGTTCGGCCGAGTCCCAGATCCTAGACCTGTCCAACCGCTTCTACACGCTCATCCCCCACGACTTCGGCATGAAGAAACCCCCTCTGCTGAGCAACCTGGACTACGTTCAG TCCAAGGTCCAGATGTTGGACAACCTGTTGGACATTGAGGTGGCCTACAGCCTGCtgagaggag cagaggacAACGGGAAGGATCCCATCGATATCAACTATGAGAAACTCAAAACCAAGATTGAA GTGGTTGACAAGAACAGCGAGGAGGCCGAGATCATTATGCAATATGTCaagaacacacacgctgctACACACAACACCTACACACTGGAAGTAGACGAG ATCTTCAAAATAGTTCGCGAGGGCGAGTACCAAAGGTTCCGGCCCTTCAAGGACCTGCACAACCGGCAGCTGCTGTGGCACGGCTCGCGCACCACCAACTACGCCGGCATCCTGTCTCAGGGTCTGCGCATCGCCCCCCCAGAGGCCCCTGTG ACTGGTTACATGTTCGGCAAGGGTGTGTACTTTGCCGACATGGTGTCCAAGAGTGCAAACTACTGCCACGTGTCACAGTTGGATCCCGTAGGCCTTTTACTTCTGGGAGAGGTCGCCCTTGGCAACGT GCATGAACTGAAGAAGGCTGCGCACATTACCAAACTACCTAAGGGAAAACACAGTGTTAAAG GTGTGGGCAGAACCGCCCCTGATCCCGGGTCCACTGCCACTCTAGATGGGGTGCAGGTGCCGCTAGGAAAGGGCTGCAATACCAACATCGACGACACCAGTCTTCTCTACAACGA GTACATCGTTTACGACGTTGCACAGGTTAACCTGAAGTACCTGCTGAAGACCAAGTTCAAC